The genomic segment GATCAATTTTGATGTCATGGGGAAGAACTTCAAATGTGCAACATGACCACAATCGAACTGATTAAAGCTGGAGCCATCTTATGTTAACCCTATAAATTTGTGTGAATTCGCAATCCTTAGTGTTCAATCTCTGCTCAGGTTTTCCTCAAGGATTTCCCTAGTAATAAATCATGTATAAAAGCagactctaaaaaaaaaagagccaataATTTATGACATTTATTGTAGCAAGGGAACAAATTCTTGGTAAAGCTTCATCGACCCTACTAAATCAAACTCCCTTCTGAGGTCCTCTAAAGACAAGTCTTCCTTAACCTCAAACGCTGATATtctgaaaaaagagaaatgggTTGAGAGGAAGGAACGTGAGAGTGGAGAGAAAGACATATTAAGTGACAGGCTGATGCAATAAGAAGTGTTCAATGTAAAGGGATTTTGAAATGGGTAAAGTGGAAGACTGGCAGCTCTTACCTTTTAAAATCCTCTGTAAGGGGCACTTCACATAAAACCCTCATCATCTTCTCTTTGCACCGTTTGCCTGACGAGTCGACATCAACTTTCACTGTCCTCTGAAGGTGGATATATTCCTTTAGGGGAGGATTTAGAGTTGTCATTCAATTATATCTTTTACTGACCTAAAGGAAATGAATATACTAATAAGACGTAATTGGAAATTGGGCTGGGTAAAGAAAAATAAGCACATATCATATCAGCCAAGAtatgtttggtgtctgatgtTTTCTTATTTAGTTTTGCACTTGAACAGCAAAGCTAATAAAACTAAGGGAAGTTGATCTCTTCCAAAATCATTTCCAATAACAAAGGCTTCCTTCTACCCTTAcgtgcatgctttgtaagctactttatctattttaaataaataactttgtaAAATGACATTGATAGTTTGtattcatacattttattttaaacaatattatcaTTCTTATCATTTCCAGCTTTCTGGTATGATTCTACCTTCAAGTTTTCAGAGTTGGGGCCGAGGGAACGAACAATACCAAACCGTGCTGAGTAAAAAAGCGAATCtggttgtccaagatggccgtCCACATACCATCACAGTGTTATCAGTTACAGcattttgttcttgtttataGATTTGTATATTGTagatcctgtaaaaaaaaaaaaaagaaaactcaagAAGAAAACATCAGCCACCAAAcatatctaatctaatctgttTTACAAGTAACGCTGAGGTTTTGGTCGCCTCTCAAGGTgcgtctcaaccagctcccaagttcagtagtcagggcactgatcagggagtcagccattttaagggctgtctcaatgtCAAAATCTTTCCGGTGCACTGAAATTTTGTGCCCTTATtggaaatgatgtcatattttctgaagcctctcagctcggaAAAAAATGGCGGACAAACTCTCAGCCAAAGTCcggctacaaatgtaagtagcttgttatcgttgttgtagctctcaaatgattacttacgttagtgatttttcactttatttgacATTCAATATATGTAGTCATATCGCTGGAaactgagtcatcagtgtcccagtgtgtagtgagccagggtccttaccagtgtcCGAACTTGTGTACATGATATACCAATTCACGACcgagggagctgattgagacgcaccctcaGGTCAGGAACCAATAAACTTGTCATTAATCTCTCATTAATACCTTAATGCTTTCCTTTGTGCCTTGCAGTAAAATCAAAATCGGCCTTCCCACAAACAGTCTCCCCATCAAACCCAACTCTGAAGTCCACTTTTCAATCAGTTTGATATATTTAGCTTTAGACCGCATATGATCTAAATGCAGCAACGCCATCCAGGTGTCCTCTGCTTTACTATCTGCTGTATTTGAGCAGTCTCCTGGGATGTTTGGGGTTGTAATCAGGCTGGTGAAATGGTACTGAAGCCACGTCACTAGGTGGTGAACCATGGGCTCAGGTGGAAGGGTGTGAGCTTCACTGAGCATCGCTCTCTTCAGCTCGTGGCAATGGTTCCTCGAGAAATCGCTGGAGGTGACGCTGATATCAGGAGGGATGTGAGGGTATAGAGGAGGGAGATGGAACGTGAGGTTCAGGGTTTTTCTCCTGCTGTCTGTGTCTATCGCAGTGCAAATGCTGTACACAAGTCCTGTCTGAGCTGTGTTTAAAGAACAGATTCACGTTGCATTAGAAAAGACTGACGGTTTCTTGCAGGACAGTATTTAACGATAGTTCAGCCAAAAATCTGTCCTCAATTACTCACCAACATGTTCCAAACTCATTAAGACTTTCATTCATATCGCTTCATAAAGtcgggattaaaccactggggtcacatggattacttttacgataCCTTTAGTAATTTTTtagagcttgaaagttttggttacatggactgtaaacagGGGGATAGAAATCACCcaagtttcattaaaaatatcttcatttgtgttctgaagatgaacaaaaATCGTACGTGTTTGGAACAACATGAGGTTGAGTAACTGATGacagttttttaatttttaggtGAACTATTGCTTTAACATAACAGATTCATAGTATTTATTCCACAGCactaatctgattggccaggatGTGATGATTATTTCTCTATAACATCTGCTCTGACAATtgttcacaggtttatattaatacgctcGTTCTAATCCATTATCGTTTCTAGGAATAACTTAAACATTGACCTCtatggcagacactccacataaactgATCAAGGAACATGTGTAATTGTTtatatcatcagatttttctgtatggagacatttatttagtctTTTTGGAATGTTTCTCCAGTGTCAAGTTTCCAACAAGAGGAAGTTTTCAGGACAGGAGGCTTTGCTGATTCTTggtaacatttttttgtttgtttgtttttttggggcaCACGGTAGCTTAGTGATTAGTACATTCACGGGTTCGATTCCCTCCACTGCCCggtgtgtgcgtggagtttgcatgttctccccgtgctgcgggggcttCCTCTGGTACTCTGGtttactcccccagtccaaagacatgcatggtaggctgactggcatgtccaaagtgtctgtaacGTATtaacgagtgtgtgaatgtgactgtgtatgtgattgtgccctgtgatggactggcaccctgtccagggtgtaccccgccttgtgccccattccccctgggataggctccaggttccctgtgaccctgaaggataagcggtatataaaatgaatggatgttttgtttttgtcgtattaacttgaagaaagagaaaaaagagagactgatgAGGAAATATTGCCACTATAACATAACTTATAGGAGGAACTCACTTGTTCTGCAGATGTTCAAGAAaactatatataactataaatggttaaaaggtatgtcattctttaattttaatttaggacttgctgtcattgattattgtcctataactgcatgccccgaaatgattatttttcagCAATAGACAGTTATGTTCTTATTCCAAGTTCATTCTTTCAACATTGAATTACATGGATAATCTGTATAACTATACCCTAGCTCTATAGCCAGCTAGAGTATAACTAGATAAAGTTAATCCTCATTACCCTCACCTGATTCCTCAATCAACTTAAATTCGTCTTTTCCGCAGAAAATGGCAGACAGAACTGCCATTTCATCCAGCGCTTCTTCAGACATCTTTGGTGCGTGAATGCAAAAATATGTACTAAAGTTCACTAGCTGGTTAGCATTATGTTCCCACACCTGTATTCATACCAATCCCGCATTCTCCTCTGTGATTGGTTAGTGCTTCTTCCACACGGGCGTGCTGATTGGAAGTTGTTCACGTTACCACAGCAACCACAGAACACGAAGATATCTGAGAGCTGTTTATGAAGACAAGTAACGTCTTTCGCCTGATTAATCAgattaattatcttttttttattttaaatatttttacaggaATTAATGGATTAATAAAAGAAAGACCTGATAATGAATCAGGGACAGCTTGTGAATGTTAACTACTGACCAATCCTAGTATAGGAGGCTGGGACTGTACGAATACGggtgggtaaaaaaaataacgaGTCGGTGTGTGATTGTACGCAGAAGTTTGAGTCGGTGTTGCAACACTGACTCCCTAAACTCAGTTCCGGTCTAGagactatttttttattattattattattttaacataatGTGGAATAAATGTATGATGTATTGAACACAAATTAACTCTTTTAATATGGAGTATAAGCCTTAATGAAGTCTACTTTCATTAGAAACATAACAATAAGCACAAGCTGTGGAAATGGCGCATAGACATTCACCAAAGTGCCATTTTGATGGTAGGAATTTAGATTTTCCTAAAACATAAAAGCGCAACATTTGTAGAAAAATTAAGATGTTAATTATTGAACATACATTGGCCTTCATACAGTGGGGAAACAAATCATGTTACAGATTACAGGACATCAGTATGGAAGTTGAAATTTAACCAACCTAGGATAAGCGTTTAGAATTATGGTGAAGATACTTGGCTTTTCATACTTAAGCAAAAAGGAAAACACCTTTAATTATTATAGAACTCCTGTGCATATAATTACTTCAATCACTAATTACATTCCTATTAAAAAAGAATAACGATAAAAAGTAATCACGTGATctgtgatgtgatatgatactGTATAATTCACTCTCAACAGCTTTAGCCCTGTGTTAGCATTCTACTACACTATAATTCTTACAGACAGCTTATTAAACTGTGATATAAATTGGCATTTGACCAGATTTCACTAATACTTGTTTGCATGTCTAATATTTACAGCCCATACTAATAATCATCATTAGTACAGGAcatttgggtgtgtgtgcaatGCAACAGTACAGTATCTTCATTAAACACAGCACTTCCTGTCAGAGTAAGCTAAACAAGCCCAAATAATCACCAAtaaatatgtatgaatataaGTCTCCTATATTCCCGTAGAGAAGCACAGGTTCACGACGAGGTCCATCTCCACCACGCCACCTTCATGCGATCCCACACGGCTCCTAAAGAATCAAACGCTGGACGGACATCTAAGATGGTGTGACTCGACTTCTGACCTCCATCGTAGTAGTCGATCACATAGCGCACCTCTTTCCCACACCGGTCCACAATCCAGTCGTGTCTGTCAAATGGCAACTCATGCCTGCAGCACGAGGGAGACCGAagaagagcaaaaataaataaataataaatatcagtAGATCTTTCTATGTATTTTGTGGTAGTGGGGGTTCAGAGGTTAAAGCCATAGTTCAgccaaaaatgatgaaaattctgtcatcgaTTATTCACCCTCATGTCACTCTTATGCTGTGGTGCAACCTCTTTTAAAAAAGCCCAGTCTGGATCCGACAGTACAAAATAATTATCGACTCATTGCTAAACTGTCCTATTTATCAAAAATCCTAGAGAAGGTTATTTATCTTCAGCTCTCTTCTTTTGTTTAAATGGAAATGGTATTTTGGATAAATTGCAGTCTGGGTTTAGGGCACAACGTAGCACAGAGTCGGTTCTCCTTAAAGTGTCTCATGGGAAATTGTGCAATTCTAGTCCTTCTTGATCTTAGTGCCGCCTTCGACACTACTGATCATGAAATTTTGTTAGAGCGTTTAAGACAGTGGGCAGGAATTCAAGGAATTGCCCTTGAATGGATTTCCTCTTATCTTAAAGGGAGATCTTTCTCTGTAGAATTGGGTAATGTTTCTTTCTCCTCTGCACCCATTTCCAGTGGAGTTCCACAAGGCTCCAACCTGGGCCcagttttatttcctttatatATGCTTCCTTTGCCCATATTTGTCAAAAACACCATATATCTTTGCATTGTTATATTGAAGATACTCAGCTTTATCTCCCTTTAAAGCCAGGGGACTATTCTGTTTTACATTCACTCTTTTACTGTTTTAATGATATTAAAAAATAGATGACAACACATTTTCTTCACCTTAACGAATCAAAAACTGAAGTGGTAGTGTTCAGCTCCCCTAATTCTACTAAATCTATAATGAACTAGGCCCTCTTGCATCGAAATTACACAATCAGACAAGGATTCATGGTATGATTTTTTATTCCGATTTAAAGTTTGATTGCATATAAATTCGGTGGTAAGAAGTGGCTTTGTTCTAATAAGGGCTATGGTGAAATTGAAACCTGTTTTGTCTTTCAAGGACCTGGAGGTTGTTAtacatgcttttatttcttccaGATTgaattactgtaattcattttattatggTATTTCTCATGCCTCATTATCACATCTACAGTTAGTCCAAAATGCTGCAGCTAGGCATTTGACTGGGATTAGGAAACATCCTAGTATATCACCTGTGTTGGCATCTCTCCACTGGCTCCCAGTTAAATTCAGAATTCAATATAaggttttattatttgtttttaagggTCTAAATGGCTTGGCACCTCCCTGCACTGCAGAACTCCTTCAGCGATATACACCTTCTAGACCTTTAAAGTCATCGCAGAGTTTCCATTTAATTATTCCCAAGTCTCGTTTAATATCAAAAGGAGATGGGGCTTTCTCTGTTGTGGTTTGCCTCTTCGTATTAGAGCCTGTACTAACCTTGATGCTTTTAAATCTTATTTGAAGATTTACCTCTTCTCTCTTGCTTTTGACTGTATTTAGTGTGTTTAACTATATTATCTGTTTCGTATTGCTCGGTCGTTGgcatgtaaagcactttggtcaaagtgttgtttttaaatgtgctatagaaataaatgttgtaatgttgttgtgttgttccaaacccataagacttcaTTCATCTTCGCAAGACAAatgaatgactgtttacagtccagtaaccaaaactttcaagctccaaaagttatccatgtgactccagtggtttcaactcaattttatgaagcgatacgaATTCTTTGTGTGCGCAAGAAAAAGgtctttattcataaaatatcttcacttccacATAGATCTCCGAGGCACGTTCTCGAGAGAACCACGACGCATGCGTGTTGTGCTGACATGAGAGCaggcaaaaaaaatgcaaatcctCCTCTATGTTGAAATCTGCAGTCATCTTTGTTACAAAAGTTGTTCTGTGTGACTCAGTTTGTCCCTCAGGCGaccctcttcctctgctgtaaacagcTTCCAGGTCCCGTTGTATGATGAGAgcgtcttatgggtttggaacgacatgagggtgagtaaataATGACAGAATGTTCATTTCTGGGTGAACTATCGCTTTAAGGTTCTGACTGGAAGTTCAAATCTCAAGACTGTCAAAAAGCAATGTAGGAGAAGAATCCTAACTTTTATGGTTCTTTCATACCTAATTAGTCTGTTTCATGAGTCTGAATCAGAGCGAAATTGATATAGTTGGTCCATTTACTGCAGATaattaaaacaaagcaaaaaaagctAAAGAAACTGTTGGCTAAGGGGCATGTAGGGTTGAAAACATACTCATAAAACTCTCTCATTCACTGGAAATAGGAGGAAATGGAGAAACAAACAGAGTGCAAAGAAATTGAGATCACAAAAATTTGCCTAAGCATAGAGAACTAGgtgctaaataaatgactacataattatattaattactaTTTGTTTGTGCATCACATCCagtatttatttgcttttgacCTTTTTTTCCAGTCTAAATATGCAGAGCACAAGGTATTTCTGCAgtgctacagctctgtcctttgatTAGATTTACTAGATTACTTACAGATTATTTACAGATTAGACTATTACAATCGTAAAGCAATCATGCATTTCcattctctgtgttttttttatgtgctgGGATTGAAACTCACCCCATCCAGTACCGAAAGCGGGCTCTCGGAGTAAAGTCTTTCGCTTTGCCTCCAAACCTTTTAAGAGCAGGTCCACATGGACACTCCCTTTAGACGACACAGACAAGTCACAACTGATCAATAACCAAACATCatgactttaaaaataatattaatcaaAAAGTTTCACTTGGCGCACTTAGAATGGAGAGCTTCCCATCTCAGGATCTCCTTCCACGCCTGCTCGTTGTTCTGGTTGTGAATCGAAATGATGTTCGTCATGTCTTTTTGAGAGATGTCTTGCTCCTTCCAGAGCCACCTGGTGGACACAGTTCAGGTAAAGTATAGCCGTTTAATGACGAGATCAACTGCATTCCCATTATTAAAACTTCTGCAAACAAGAAGCTTGGTTAGAAGTATTTAATACTCACTCACCCCTTCCTCAGCATGGCGTTCCAGAACATCTGCTCGGAGGGATAAACCCAGTTCTGGTCCGATCCTGAACGAGGGATGTGTGACTCTTCTCgcagcacagacagagaaaagggCTGGCCGGGAGAAGGCTGCTGGTTGGGTGGAGGCATCTGAAATCAAGAGGAAAATCATAAAGTCATACAGCAGCTACACTGAAAGTACAGTCtgctttcttctctcctctatCGCTAGTGTTTCCGCTCTACGTTTTACTATAATATGAGCAAACGTCTATTCTACACATATTATACTCGATTCCGCTGCTGATGACAATTTATCATtcatcagtaaccactttatgaGTAAATAAACTAATGAATAATTATCGCACCATGTTGGCAGGGTTGATGTCAGACGCTGTATGTTTGCTTCCTCTAGCTCCTGTCACAGGACATTGCACAAACTCGTAGGCTCGGTCCTGATGTGCTGGCCCATCTGGTACACTCTTGGGTTGTTCTGTAGTGGATGCATGGTGCATGGGGCAATCGGCCGGAGGAGCGGCTAAACACAAAGACATGAACAAACACAGACGATTGAGCAAAAATCACATTACTTCCCACATTAGCTCCCAAATGTTGCGTATGTGGTTTGCTTAATATGACATATTTATCTACGAAAATAGACAAAAGGACACAGCTGTGCTAAAAACAGTCCTAGTGGCTATATTGATGATGAATATTGCAGTATTGGCTGTACTGAACCTCATTAAATAAGGTCAGGGGACACAAAAAATTCATCTGTTTACACAACGGCCCCAGCAACAACATAAAGTTTGTGGATTTTCCAAAGTTTGCTAAAACCAGACAAATGAGCCAATTAAATGTGTTATTCCTAATCACCTCTTTTAGCGTCCTGGTGCATGGGACAGCCCGGAGGCGGAGCTCGGCTTTCGTCAGACATCACAACAGCCTCCGCTGTAACTGTGCCAAAGGGACTGGACATCATGTCTGTTAGGAGATGGACAATGTGAATGCTGTCACAGTATATAAACACTATCAAACCACATCCAGGGCACAATACATCACAATACTTAtcttgataataataataataataataataataataataataataataataatctttaattTAAAAGACACTTTACAACAGcaatacaataatacataaacaatgaacaatcacgGACAAACACAAAgtcaaacaaaaaatgaaaaacagagtACAGGTAGTACAGTCAGTGAGAGCAAAATGCATAGCAACACATCAGGACAAAtaacactgagaaaacagataCGTTTTAAGTTGAGATTTGAACTCGGAGATGGATGTGATGCACCGAAGAGTCAGAGGGAGTGAATTCCAGATCTCGGGCGCTACAACACTGAAAGACCTGCCACCCATCGTAGAGAGACAAAATCTAGGGACAGAGAGGATTCTGAACCCAGAGGACCTGAGAGAGCGGGTCAGGTTGTAGGGGAGAAGCAGTTCACGAAGACATGAAACCgtgaagtgatttaaatgtaagcaggattattttatatttaatgcgaAACGAAACCGGTAGCCAATGCAGTTCAGACAAGATAGGAGTAATGCGAGCTGAGCGCTTGGTATGTGCATCTTGGCGAGATCGAGATCACAGAAACCTGCAATATCAAAACAAAGCCAGAATGTATTTTTTAGCGTGTGAGCATTCTAAACATTTTAGAGATATTTTAACAGTATTAATGCTGAGTTTTTAACTGTAACTCATCatcacattattttatttgtgtttgttaaacAGCCACAAAACTGCAAAAACTCGAAGATGTAGACAAGACAAGACACAACGAGACCGGAACAGGACCAGGACAGGACAAGACCGGACCAGGACAAGATAAGACCAGGACAAGACCGGGCCAGGACAAGACCGGGCCAGGACAAGACCAGGACAAGACCAGACCCGACCAGGACCAAGACAAGACCAGACACGGACCAGGACAAGACCGGAATAGGACAAGACCAGACCAGGACAAGACCTAAACAGGACAAGACCAGAACAGGaccaagacaagacaagacaagaccgGAACAGGACCAGGACCAGGACCAAGACAAGACCGGACACGGACCAGGACCAGGACCAAGACAAGACCGGAATAGGACAAGACCAGACCAGGACAAGACCTAAACAGGACAAGACCGGAACAGGaccaagacaagacaagaccgGAACAGGACCAAGACAAGACAAAACCGGAACAGGACCAGGaccaagacaagacaagacaggaCCGGACCGGAACAGGACCAGGACCGGATAGACAGATGTCAAAACCCTTGTCCTTACAGCTACAACAGTTAATACAACAGCAAAAGGGCAAGTAAACAGATGTGATATTTGAATGATTTGTCTTGTGACctttcagaaaatatatattataaataaacagcagcCTGCGATGATACAGATCTGAGACTCAAACGGACAATCTGAGTTAAACCTTCAGAGTAAATACACCTCCAGTGTGCACGCACTTTTAATAACTGATAATAAATGCTTTTCTTGACTTTAACCATatcataatgatttataaacaaTACAACCTACACTGTGCCTttcacattaataaaaataatcaataaaataacCGTTACCTGATTGTAACTCTGTAACTCGCGTCAGCTTTGTATTATAATGCGTTTTAATTGTTAAATTCCGATAAAAAACATTCCCAAGCGCTTTTCAAAGTCGAACCCGGTGCTTTACCCAGCATACAGCGTGAACCAGCTTCTTCTTTGGGTTCAGTGTTGAAGCACAAATGGCTCTGTGGGTTTTTTATCGCCACCTGCTGGCTGGAAGATGAACAGCACTATAATTATACACCACTGTTTTCCCAACTCTAGAACACCAGAGAGCAGAGCTTCACTGTAATTGTCTTTTATTAAATACAACTGAAGATATAATAGTTATCTGCTTATCTCTCCTCaattttacagaaatgttacagaaaatgca from the Ictalurus furcatus strain D&B chromosome 17, Billie_1.0, whole genome shotgun sequence genome contains:
- the rwdd3 gene encoding RWD domain-containing protein 3, coding for MSEEALDEMAVLSAIFCGKDEFKLIEESAQTGLVYSICTAIDTDSRRKTLNLTFHLPPLYPHIPPDISVTSSDFSRNHCHELKRAMLSEAHTLPPEPMVHHLVTWLQYHFTSLITTPNIPGDCSNTADSKAEDTWMALLHLDHMRSKAKYIKLIEKWTSELGLMGRLFVGRPILILLQGTKESIKEYIHLQRTVKVDVDSSGKRCKEKMMRVLCEVPLTEDFKRISAFEVKEDLSLEDLRREFDLVGSMKLYQEFVPLLQ
- the LOC128621507 gene encoding holocytochrome c-type synthase, with protein sequence MMSSPFGTVTAEAVVMSDESRAPPPGCPMHQDAKRAAPPADCPMHHASTTEQPKSVPDGPAHQDRAYEFVQCPVTGARGSKHTASDINPANMMPPPNQQPSPGQPFSLSVLREESHIPRSGSDQNWVYPSEQMFWNAMLRKGWLWKEQDISQKDMTNIISIHNQNNEQAWKEILRWEALHSKECPCGPALKRFGGKAKDFTPRARFRYWMGHELPFDRHDWIVDRCGKEVRYVIDYYDGGQKSSHTILDVRPAFDSLGAVWDRMKVAWWRWTSS